One genomic segment of Acanthochromis polyacanthus isolate Apoly-LR-REF ecotype Palm Island chromosome 9, KAUST_Apoly_ChrSc, whole genome shotgun sequence includes these proteins:
- the scp2a gene encoding sterol carrier protein 2: protein MALRKSNRVFVIGVGMTKFDKPGARANYDYPDMAKEAGQKALADAGIPYSAIQQACVGYVYGDSTCGQRAIYHSLGLTGIPIINVNNNCSTGSTALFMARQLVQGGLADCALALGFEKMERGSLSAKFMDRTNPMDKHMEVMINRYGMAAAPAAPQLFGNAGREHMEKYGTKPEHFAKIAWKNHKHSTNNPYSQFQDEYSLEQVMTSRKVFEFLTLLQCCPTSDGAGAAVLASEHFVRKHHLENQAVEIVAQEMVTDLSSTFDENSCIKMVGYDMSRLAAKKCFEVAGLKPSDVDVVELHDCFSANELITYEALGLCAEGKAGELIDRGDNTYGGKFVVNPSGGLISKGHPLGATGLAQCAELCWQLRGQAGRRQVPGAKLALQHNIGLGGAVVVTLYRMGFPQEARSHITAVPASAGSDLEGFKAYPVFKEIEKRLQQDGEKLVKKVGGVFAFKVKDGPGGREETWVVDVKNGRGSVSNDPGKKADCMLSMSDQDLLDLMTGKLNPQTAFFKGTLKISGNMGMAMKLQNLQVTPGNAKL from the exons ATGGCTCTTAGAAAATCCAACAGAGTGTTTGTCATCGGTGTGGGAATGACAAAG TTCGATAAGCCTGGAGCCCGAGCGAACTATGACTACCCTGATATGGCCAAAGAAGCAG GTCAAAAAGCTCTAGCAGATGCAGGAATCCCATATTCTGCTATCCAACAAGCTTGTGTTGGATACGTCTATG GGGACTCCACATGTGGGCAGAGAGCCATTTACCACAGCCTGGGTCTGACTGGGATCCCCATTATCAACGTCAACAACAACTGCTCCACGGGCTCCACGGCTCTCTTCATGGCACGGCAGCTGGTTCAGGGAG GTCTTGCTGACTGCGCACTTGCCCTCGGGTTTGAAAAGATGGAGAGGGGCTCTTTGTCCGCAAAG TTTATGGACAGAACCAATCCCATGGACAAGCACATGGAGGTGATGATCAACCGCTATGGGATGGCGGCAGCACCAGCAGCTCCACAGCTGTTTGGCAACGCTGGCAGGGAGCATATGGAGAAGTACG GCACAAAGCCAGAACACTTTGCCAAGATTGCCTGGAAAAACCACAAGCATTCCACCAACAACCC GTACTCCCAGTTCCAGGATGAGTACAGTTTGGAGCAGGTGATGACATCCAGGAAGGTGTTTGAGTTTCTGACTCTGCTGCAGTGTTG CCCTACCTCTGATGGAGCTGGAGCGGCAGTTTTGGCCAGCGAGCACTTCGTCAGAAAACACCACCTTGAGAACCAGGCAGTGGAGATTGTGGCCCAAGAGATGGTGACCGACCTCTCCTCCACATTTGATGAAAACAGCTGCATTAAAATG GTGGGATACGACATGTCTCGGTTGGCGGCTAAGAAGTGTTTTGAGGTTGCCGGTCTGAAGCCGAGTGATGTTGATGTGGTCGAGCTGCACGACTGCTTCTCAGCCAACGAGCTCATCACATATGAAGCCCTGGGGTTGTGTGCAGAAG GTAAAGCTGGAGAGCTGATTGACAGAGGGGACAACACATACGGAGGAAAGTTTGTGGTCAATCCCAGTGGTGGTCTCATCTCTAAGGGACATCCTCTCGGTGCCACAG GTCTGGCCCAGTGTGCTGAGCTCTGCTGGCAGCTCCGAGGGCAGGCTGGCAGGAGGCAGGTCCCAGGGGCTAAACTGGCCTTGCAGCACAACATTGGCTTAGGAGGAGCCGTCGTTGTCACACTTTATAGGATGGGTTTCCCTCAGGAGGCAAG ATCCCACATAACTGCAGTTCCTGCCAGTGCAGGCAGTGATCTGGAAGGCTTCAAAGCTTATCCTGTCTTCAAAGAGATTGAAAAACGGCTACAGCAG GATGGAGAGAAGCTTGTGAAGAAGGTTGGTGGAGTGTTTGCTTTTAAAGTGAAGGATGGCCCAGGTGGACGAGAGGAGACTTGGGTTGTGGATGTGAAAAATGGCAGAGGTTCTGTCAGCAATGACCCAG GTAAAAAGGCGGACTGCATGTTGTCCATGAGTGACCAGGATCTCCTGGATTTGATGACGGGAAAGTTGAACCCACAAACA GCGTTCTTCAAAGGGACTCTGAAGATCAGTGGGAACATGGGCATGGCTATGAAACTGCAGAACCTCCAGGTTACACCGGGCAATGCCAAGCTGTGA